The Synechocystis sp. PCC 6714 genome includes the window AGCTGTACCCTGAACCTTGTTAAGTAGTTAGTCTAGCCAGCAAAATTGCCCTAATTGAAACTAATTAGCCTTAAATCGGCAGAAAATATCTAAAAAAATACCCATTATGACCCTTAACCTCTATTTTCTCCGCCACGGTGAAACCACCTCCAGTCAAACGGGGACCTTTTGCGGTCGCCTGGACATTGACCTCACCAGCCATGGCTATCAGATGGCCCATCAGTTTGCCGAAGCCTATCAAAATGTGCCTTGGACAGCTATTTTCGCCAGCCCTTTGCACCGAACCATGGCCACTGCTACCCCTTTGAGTGAATTGATTAATCTCCCCATTCAAAAACGCGACGGCCTAAAAGAAATTGCCTATGGGCAATGGGAAGGGAAAACCCCCGCCGAAGTTAATCAACAATTCCACGATGATTATGTGCGGTGGTTGGCGGACCCGGGCTGGAATGCCCCTTCCGGCGGAGAAAAAGGTATTGACATTGCCCGCCGTAGCTCCGAAGTGCTGGAGGAAATTGAACAAACCTTTGCCACGGGAAATGTGTTGGTGGTGTCCCACAAATCCACCATCCGCATTATGCTCTGCAGCTTGCTGGGCATTGACATTGGCCGTTTTCGAGACCGGATTGGCATGCCAGTGGCGGCGGTGAGCATTGTCACCATGTCCGAGCATGGTCCTTTAATCGAAGTGATGGGCGATCGTTCCCATCTCAGCCATGATTTGCGGGATAGATACGGAACCTAACTCCTAGTCCCACTGATTGTGAACCATGGGAAGTGGGGAGCCCAATTCATTGACATAGTCAGAATTCCGTAGCTCTTTTGGTCTAATGGGGCGCAAAACTTGCAATGGAAGAAAGAACAAGGCAAAACCATGGTTATGGATATTAGAGAGCAATTCCCAATGGGCAGATGGTGATTGGGTATAGTTAGAGTCGTTATCCCCCAATAACGGAATTTCTCCGCAATTGTTTTATCCTCGCATGGCAAAATCTCCTCAAAATAAACAGTGGTTAGCCAATACCCTACTGGTGTTGGGCAGTTTGGGTTTTGCCGTGGTGGTGGCGGAAGTGGCTCTAAGGTTAATGGGCATTAGTTATCCTAGCTTTTACCAAGTGAATCCCCAGCGGGGCCACAGCTTAATCCCTAACTTATCCGGCCAATGGACCCATGAAGGCAATGGCTTGGTGAGAATTAATGCCGATGGCCTCCGCGATCGCCATTATGAAAAGGAGAAAGGAGCCGATACCTATCGCATTGTGGTGTTGGGGGATTCTTTTTCCGAAGCAATTCAGGTTAACGAAGATCAGACCTATTGGAGCGCCATAGAAAAAAATTTGCCCTCCTGCCCCGGCTTAATGGGAAAAACGGTGGAAGTAATTAATTTTGGCGTGGGGGACTACGGCACTGCCCAGGAATATTTAACCCTCCAGCACCATGCCATTGAATACCAACCAGATTTAGTCTTACTGCAAATTTTCACCGGCAATGACATTGTCAATAATTCTCGCCAACTCAGCCCCGGCGATCGCCTAGCACCATTTTGGGAAGAAGTGGAAGGCCAATGGCAAATGCAGTTTGATTTTCAGGAAACAGCGGCCTATCAAAGGCGGGACGGTACTCCAAGACGATTGCTGTACAGCTTGATTAATCGGGTGCGACTGCTACAAGTACTTAATGAAGCTAAACGACAATGGGTAACCCAACGGACTTTAACCACCCAACAGCAAGGCAATGCTGACATCATTCCCGCCCTAGATTTCGACGTTAATTTATATCGGGAACCCACCGATCCCGCCTGGGAGCAAGCTTGGGCCGCTACGGAATCTTTGGTGACAGCCATCAACCAAGTCAGCCGGGAAGAAAATGCCGATTTTTTAGCGGTGGTTATTAGCAATCCTCCCCAGGTATATCCCGATCGCCAGGTGCGGGAAAAGTTAAAGCAGTTGGGGGCGGAAAATTTGTTTTACCCTGACCAGCGGTTGGCCCAGTTAGGAGAAAAAGAGAACTTTGCTGTGCTGACTTTGGCGGAAACCATGCAACAAAAGGCCGATGCGGAGCAAACCTATTGGCACGGTTTTGATAACACCATCCCCGGAGTGGGTCATTGGAATGTTCAAGGCCATGAACTGGCCGGTAAGTTAATTGGCGATCGCCTTTGCCAAATGGTGACAGAAGAAAAAAAGTAAAACGCTATCCTGTAAATCTAAGTCCAGCAAAAGTTAAGCAAATTAGCCATTAGACCAAGAAATGACCGGACAAGTGGGAACAGGAAAGCACCATGGAACGGCCCCTTTACTTCGATAACCATGCCACCACCGCCCTCGATCCTAGGGTGCTAGAAGCCATGGTCCCTTACCTGACGGAGCAGTATGGCAATGCCGGCAGTGCCCATTTTTACGGTTGGCAAGCCCAAGGGGCGATTAAACAAGCTAGGCAAGTAATTGCCGATACCATCGGGGCCCGGCCGGAGGAAATTATTTTCACCAGTGGCGCCACAGAAGCTAATAATTTGGCCATTCGGGGAGTGGCAGAGGCTTACTTTGCCGAAGGGAAACATCTGGTGACGGTGGAAACGGAACATCAAGCGGTGCTGGCCCCCTGTCGTTATTTGGAAACCCTGGGGTTTGAAGTGACCTATTTGCCTGTGCAGCCCAATGGTTTGGTGAATTTAACCGAGTTGGAAAAGGCTCTGCGACCAGATACCATTCTTGTTTCCGTGATGGCGGCGAATAATGAGATTGGTGTGATCCAACCCCTGGAAGAAATTGGCAGGTTATGTCACCGAAAATCGATTATTTTCCATTGCGATGGGGCCCAAGCCCTGGGCAAAATTCCCCTTGATGTGGGGCGATTAAACATTGATCTACTGTCTTTCACCGGGCACAAAGTCCACGGGCCGAAAGGCATGGGGGGATTATATCGTCGTCAAAATCCGGGGGTGAGGTTAGCGCCCCAACTGTTGGGGGGAGGACAAGAAGGTAATTTTCGTTCGGGAACCCTACCCGTGCCACTCATTGTCGGCTTAGCCCAAGCTCTCGCCATTGCGGGGGAAACTTTGGTGTCGGAAGGCGATCGCCAGCGACAACTACGGGATCAACTTTGGCAGGGTCTAGGAAAAATTGGCGGGGTGGTGCTGAATGGGGACTATGAACAAAGGTTACCTGGGAATCTCAATGTCAGTATTACTGGGGTCGATCCCAAGGCTTTGCTGACCAGCCTACAACCTCGATTGGCCCTATCCTCCGGTTCCGCCTGTTCTTCCCATCGCACTGAAGCTTCCCATGTGTTGTATGCCCTTGGCCGGGATAAAACCGCCGCCCAAGCCAGTCTAAGGTTTGGTCTAAGCCGATTTACTACCGAGGCAGAAATTGACCAGGCGATCGCCATTGTGACCAATACGGTGGCCCAGTTGCGGGCCGATGCTTCTAACCAGGGTTAATTTCTCCCAAGTTTGTCTTCCATGTGGCAATCAATTCGCTCCCTCCTCTTTCAAACTCCCTGTCCCCTTTGTCAAAAACCCAGCCAGGATCAGTTTTGTCGGGATTGCACTGGACAAATTTTCAGCCATTGTTTTGCCCCTAACCTCCCGCAATGGCAAGGAAATTTTCCCCGCTTTGTTTGGGGCCAGTATGAAGGACAACTGCGGCGGGCCTTGACGGTGATGAAATTTGAGCAACAGCCCGACATTGGCATTTGGCTGGGAGAACAGCTTGCCCAAGCATGGCTTAAACAACCCCAAGCTAAACTTAGAATACGTCCCCAGGTGGTGCCCATTCCCCTCAGTAACCGCAAACAAGCTGAACGGGGATTTAACCAAGCTGAAAGAATTGCCGCTGGTTTTTGCCGCCTGACTGGTTATGTTCTACGCCCCCAAGCATTGCGACGGGTTAAAGATACCCAAGCTCTGTTTGGTCTTGGCCCAGGCGATCGCCGCCGGGAATTACAATCAGCTTTAGCCACGGGGCCAGCGTTTAACCCCCATCACCCTTGGTTAATAGTGGACGACATTATAACTACCGGCACCACCGCCCTAGAAGCCCGACGGGCCATGGAAGAAAAGGGAGCTAAAGTGTTGGGCATCGTGGCGATCGCCGCACCGTCTTTTTCTCGGACTATGGAACTTGGACAGCACTGATAATGATCATTTAACATATTATTCTCGTATATTTCCATCAATTTGTATTTAATTTCGTATTGTTAACCCTAGCCTGCTTCCCTTCAATCATTTTTCAACCTTAATCCTATGCAGAAACAAGTCTCTCCCCTAACCCATGTCGCCCTTTGGTTGGGTGGTGTTAGTTTGACTGCAACCAGCTTGGTCATTCCCACTGCCGCCCAGGCCCAAAGCAATCTCAATGGAGGTAGTGCCATCCCTCCCCTCAAACCAATTCCGGAGTCCACCTTCACTCCTCCAGCGGTACCAACGGCGACCCCCACTAATCCCAACAGTCAAGCCCTGGCTACCCATATTGTGCTCGTGTTGGGGGAACGGAAGGTTTACGCCTACCAAAATGACAAAGTTTTAGCCAGTTACCCGGTGGCGGTGGGCAAAAAAGGCTGGGAAACGCCCCAAGGCAATTTCCAGGTAATCCAAATGGTGGAAAATCCCGTCTGGGAAAATCCCTGGAATGGCAAAAAAGTTGCCGCTAGCTTGGATGGGCCCATCGGTATCCGTTGGATCGGTTTTTGGAGTGACGGCAAAAATACCATTGGTTTCCATGGCACCCCGAAAAAACATGAACATTTCCTGGGCACAGCGGCTTCCCACGGTTGCGTCAGAATGCGGAATCAAGATGTGGTGGCTTTGTTCAACATGGTACAAAATGGCACCCCAGTACGAGTAGTGCAAAAAAAATAGATTGTTTGCACTGACTGAATCAAAAAGGCGATCGTGTACAACCGTTAGGAATTGGGAATTGTAGCCCCGGTTTCTGAGTTTTAACTTCTGATCGCCACTCAAGGTAACTCTGCATTACCGAGGAAATACCAATGGTGACAACCCTAATCAATCATATTGAGATCACCCCAGGAACCTGGGTCGGAAAACCCCGCATTGCTGGGCACCGGATCACAGTTCAAGACATTGTGATCTGGCATGAACGCATGGGTCTATCTCCCGACGAAATCGTCCATCATTATCCTAGTATTACTTTAGCTGACGTTTATGCAGCCTTGTCTTACTATCACGATCACCTTGAAGAAATTAGGCAAGGAATTATTGATGATGAAATTTTTGCTGAAGAAATGCGATCCAGTACCCCTTCTTTGATGGAAGCAAAGTTAGGAAAAATGCATAGCAAATTAGAGATTCTTGTCAATGCGTAACTCCTATCACATTGAATTTTTGTAGTCTGTTTACCGCAGGCAGATAATGATAAATACTTATGGCCATCGTGTCTAACCATTGAGGATGGCGTAAAAAACACTAAAATCCTAATTACAGCAAACTTTTTCAAAAAATAAACACATTATGGTTAATGGAAGTACGTCTCTCTAGATATATTCCTGTAACCACTGTCGAAACTCACGACGTAAAGTACTCATAGGAATCACCTGGCTTTTTTTTAAACAAAGGGAAATTCCTTCAATAATGGGAATAGAGGGAAAAGCTTTGCTCATAAAAGAGTTAACGTATTTTCCTTCTTCTAGTAAACTAATTTCCAGTTTTCCATCTTCATATCGCCAAATTTCAGGAATACCCAATGCCTCATAGGCACTGACCTGGGTAACAGAAGTGAAATCTACTTCGATCGCCAAATCGGGGACAGGATCAACATCTAAATTCAGCCGTTGTTTGCCCACCATAGCTTGATAGTTGTCAATATAAAAACAATCATCAGGCTCAATACCTGCTTGCATAGGTCTGCTTTTAAAAGTAGTGGAGCCAAGGGATTCCCATTCCATGCCTAATTCTTCTAGTAAAACCACAAGTAAATGGGAAATCAAAACTTTAGTGCGTTCATGGCCAGGTAAAGGCATCCGAAATTCTAAAACTCCCTTGTAATAAGCGATATGGGAATGACGATGTTCCCCTAAATCTTCCAAAATTTCCTCAAATTCCTGCCAGGAGATTTGATCGAGAATAATACGCTGACCCGGCTCAACTTTTATTTGGGCGATCGCAATTTTGACAGGCATACCCTCAAACTCCAACTTTGAATTGGCATTGGTTTAATCATAAATCGAAAAAAACAACTAACGACAGCCTCTGTGATTGTGCAAAACATACGGTGCTGACTTTGGCGTATTGACCCCCAGAACCTAAAGTTATGGTTAAAAATACTTATGAAGATCATGTCTAACCATTAAGAATTGTATGGAAAGCCATAAAAAAATAATTGAACTAAATAAAGCTGAAAGTCAATCAGAATAAGCATTACAGAAGATTAAAGGCTCAACTAAAATGTAAAGTTACCGCTCGACAAGGCTAAGGCTTTTACCGACAATTTGAGGGTGAATTATGCCCCCGGAGTCTGAACCCTATGAAATTGGCCTATTGGATGTACGCTGGCCCGGCCCACATTGGTACCCTACGCATCGCCAGTTCCTTTAAAAACGTCCACGCCATTATGCATGCTCCGTTGGGGGACGATTATTTCAACGTCATGCGCTCTATGTTGGAACGGGAGCAGAACTTTACCCCCGTCACCACCAGTGTGGTCGATCGCCAAGTGTTATCGAGGGGTTCCCAGGAAAAAGTGGTGGATAACATTGTCCGCAAAGATGGGGAAGAAGCGCCGGATTTGATTGTGCTGACCCCCACCTGTACCTCCAGCATTTTGCAGGAAGATTTGGCCAATTTCGTTGACCGGGCCCAGATGGATGCCCACTGTGACGTACTTTTGGCGGACGTGAACCATTACCGCTATAACGAATTACAAGCTGGCGATCGTACCCTCAAACAGATTGTGGAGTTTTATATTAAAAAAGCCCGTAAACACGGTAATTTAGCGACGGAAAAAACAGCTAAGCCATCGGTGAATTTAATTGGCTTCACCACCCTGGGTTTCCACAACCAGCACGATTGCACCGAATTAAAACGGCTAATGACGGATCTGGGCATTGAAGTGAACCTGGTTTTGCCGGAAAAAGCCACAGTGGACCAATTGGCTAAAATTCCCCAAGCTTGGTTTAACCTCTGCCCTTACCGGGAAATCGGCCTAATGACAGCGGGGTATTTGCAGGAAGAATTTGCCATGCCCTACGTGGATATTACCCCCATGGGAGTGGTGGAAACGGCCCGTTGCATCCGCAAAATTCAAGAAGTTCTGAACGCCCAAGGTGCAGAAGTCAACTACGAAAATTTCATCCAGCAACAAACCCGGTATGTTTCCCAGGCGGCTTGGTTTTCCCGCTCCATTGATTGCCAAAATTTAACCGGCAAAAAAGCAGTGGTCTTTGGGGATAACACCCATGCGGCCGCTATGACCAAAATTTTGGCTCGGGAAATGGGTATCCACGTTGTCCTGGCGGGTACCTATTGCAAATATGATGCCGATTGGTTCCGAGCTGAAGTGGCTGAGTATTGCGACGAGGTGTTGATCAGTGAAGATAATGGGGCGATCGCCGATGCCATTGCCCGCATTGAGCCGGCGGCCATTTTTGGCACCCAGATGGAACGGCACGTGGGTAAACGGCTGGATATTCCCTGTGGTGTTATTGCGGCCCCCATCCACATCCAAAATTTCCCATTGGGCTATAAACCCTTTTTCGGCTACGAAGGGACGAATCAGATTGCGGATTTGGTCTATAACTCCTTCACCCTGGGCATGGAAGACCATTTGTTGGAAATTTTTGGCGGCCACGACACCAAGGAGGTGATCACCAAGGGTATTTCCAGTGATTCTGATTTAGGTTGGCACAGCACCGCCCAAGCAGAGTTGAATAAAGTGCCAGGGTTTGTGCGGGGTAAAGTCAAACGCAATACGGAAAAATTTGCCCGGGAGCGGGGTCTATCGGAAATTACCTTGGAGGTTATGTACGCCGCCAAGGAAGCAGTGGGTGCTTAAGAGTACATAGGCCAAGTTCCAGTTCCTTGCTCAACCCTAAAAATTCCCCGATCACACCTTGGTGGAGATTGATCGCCATCAGTTTCCGCTAACTTCCACTACAATCGAGCCTGTTGTCCAACGGGTTAAAGATGTACATTCTCATCGGTGGCATGGGGAGCATGGGCTCTAATTTGGCCAAAAACCTCTTAAAAATGGGTCACACTCTAGCTACGGTGGATATTGATCCCATTGCTTGTCAGTATGCCCGGGAAAAAATTGGGGTGATGGCCTTTGAAGGCAGTGCGGTTAATACGACAGTGTTGATGGAAGCGGGTATACGAAAAGCGGAAGCGGTGATTGCCACTCTCCAAGATGATGCTTTGAATCTAGCTCTAGTTACCCTCTGTAAACATTACGGTGTACCCCAAATTGTTGTCCGCATGAGCGATGGGGATTTTGCTGAACCGTATCGCTTGGCCGGTGCCACCCACATTATCAGCACCACAGAATTGGCCCTTAATCGGGTAATTAATGCCATTGAGTATCCCCAAGTGGATGCCATGATGCACTTTGAACAGGGACAAATTGAAGTGCTCAAACTTTCCATTCCCCCCAATTGCACCATTGTGGGCCGTAGCGTGGCGGCGATCGCCCAGGATCCCCGTTTTCCTTCCGGTACTCTAATTATTGGTTACCAGGCCAATGCCCATGAAGATCTAAAAATTCCCAACGGTAATACGTTGCTGGAGGACGGTTCCACCATTTTGGCAGTGACCAAACCGGAGTTGGTGCGGCAGTTAATCAATTTTATGGGGCTGTGCCAGTCTTGATGGCTGGATTATCAGAACAAAAAGCTGGTGCGTATATGGCCCACATATTGGGTGGCGTTATTGCTGTTGGCCTCAGGATTAAGCACGACCCAAAATCCGGGGGTGATGGAAATATTGTCATTGATTTGAATGCGGTAAAATGCTTCCAAATGGTAGGGGGTGGTTTGTCCTACTGCTCCGGATAAGTTACTAGCGGTGACAGTGGGGGGAATACCCAGGGCAATGCCCGGTAAATTACCTTCCCCTCCCACATCCGGGAAACTAATACCCACCAAGCCATACCAAATGGCCGAACGGTTCCAGGAAACTGACTGCAAAGTGGTTCCCCCGACTCCATTGGACAAATTGCTCAATCCTCCCCCCTGGGCTTGGGCATCCACAAAACCTCCCCAGCCATGGATTTGCACATGGGGCGTGATGCGATAGTAACCCTGCAAAGTGTAAAAATTCCCCGCCGTGGCGATCGCATCTCCGAAGGGTTGAATGGCGAGGAAACTGCCGGTGCCCGCCATTAAATTTGTCTCGCCAGCGGGAAAATAGGAGCGGGAATAGGTGAAGCCAATGCCTCCGTCGGTGTTTTGATAAGCCAATTGGGCCAGGGTATGATAGCCCCCATTAAAAAGGCCGTTACCTGGGTCAGTATCGTTGGGATTGGTGGCTAGGTAGCCTACACTAAATTGCACTGTGGGAGTTATTTGCCAATTTAGGCCTGCTCCTCCCCCACCCCGGCGATAAATGGGGTCATACTCCCCAAAGCGGGAGGGAATACCTAGGGCATCATCAGCAATGGTAGGAGGAGTTAACGTATCCACCAAATCTGTGTAGCCGACCCCTACAGAACCCAGGCGTAGAGTCAAATTATCCGTTAGGGGAGTACGGTACCAAAGATGGCTCACCTCCACATTGTTGTTGGAATTGTCATCATAATTGAAGCGAGTCATATTGGTGCCAGTTTGTGCCACTCCGTTGAAGAAATTGGAGAATTGCAAACGAGTTCTGAACAGATCCTTGCCGGTAAAACTGGTTTCTAAATTAAACCGGACTCGATAGGCGAACTGGGCTTGAAATTCATTGCTGTCACCCCCCACCCGATCGCCAAAGACATTATCCAAAGAAACAATGGTTTGACCATAAAGTTTTGTAGTAACGGAAAATTGATGGTCTTCCAAAAAAGCGGTGCGGCTGGCTAAATTATCAACCCTAACCCCCAGTTGCTTGAGCTCTCCTTGGAAATCCTGGGCTAATTTTTTCAGCAGGTCTAAATCTGCCTGGGCAACGGAGACATTTTCTTGCAATAGTTGCTCAATGGTGTTTAAACAAGCATTTAATCCCGCCGCAAATTCGTAACGACCCAGAGGGCGATCGCCTCGGTAGGTGCGGTCTGGATAACCAACGAGACAACCGTAACGTTCCACCAAACTCTGCAGAGCGGCAAAGGCCCAATCATTGGGTTGCACATCCCGCAATTCTGCCACTGAAGTGATCTGATCCGCTGTTTTTAGGGGATTATTACTGCCCAACTGGTAACGGTTAACTGGGAAAAAGGGATCAGCTGGGGGAACGTTTTGGCCATAGCTGGGTAATGTCGCTGTTAGTCCACCGGCGATCGCCAAACTAGAAACAAAGCCCATGGATTGAGTCAATTTTGCTAATGACAATGTGGTATCCTCTCGGAAGAAATTAAGCCAGTGTTGGATGAAAAATTAACTTAAAATGCAATCGGATCAAAGTTAGGAATAAAAGTTACGCATAAAAAAATTTAAGTGATTTAAGCTAACGGCAATTAATCCGTTCCAGCAGAGAAAGCCAATTACATTTGCTCCAAAGTTTTGCCCTTAGTTTCTTTAACAAAAAACCAAACAAAGAAAATGGAAATAGCCGCCGACGTAGCGTAAAGGCCATAGGCGGGCCCTAAACCCACCGTGTCCAATAGGGGCGGAAAGGTGGTGGAAATAATAAAATTAGCAATCCACTGTACCCCCGCCGCCACTGATAGGGCCGCCGCCCGGATTTTGTTATTAAAAATTTCCCCTAACAACACCCAAACAATGGGGCCCCAGGAAAAGCCAAAACTAAATACATAAAGATTAGCCGTAACCAAAGCAATCACCCCCGCTGCCCCGGTCAAAGTGGGTTGCCCATTAACCACCGTCGCCCCTCCAAACACCACAGAAAGGATGCCCAGGGTGATGGTCATACCAATGGACCCCATGAGCAACAACGGCTTGCGGCCAAATTTATCCACAAAAGCGATCGCCACTAGGGTGGTGAGGATATTGATAAAACCGGTGATCACAGTGATCAATAGGGATTTTTCTTCGGTAAAACCTACCGATCGCCAGAGCACACTGCTGTAATAAAAAATTACGTTAATGCCAACAAACTGTTGTAATGCCGATAGCCCCATGCCAATCCAGACAATGGGTAATAGCCCTCCCCGACGGCTGAGCAGATCACTAAACCGGGGTTTATGGTCTAAGCTGACTGTCTGTCGAATTTCTTCTATGCGACCGGCCACGTCTCCCCCCTCCACTTTATGCAAAATGACCGCCGCCTTTTCTTCCTGACCCAAAGCCACCAAATACCGGGGAGATTCGGGAATCAGGAAAGCGCAAACACCATAGAGCAGGGCGGGAATTAACTCTGTCCAGAACATCCAGCGCCAGGCCGCCGCACCGAATAGCCAGGGATTTTGCGCCGATCCCCCCGCCATCAAAGCAATAAACCAATTACTCAACAGGGCGATGAAAATGCCGGAGACAATGGCCAATTGTTGCAAGGAACCTAAACGCCCCCGCAGATGGGCCGGAGACACTTCAGCAATGTAGGCTGGGGCAATAACGCTGGCGGCCCCCACCCCAATACCCCCCAACACCCGCCAGAAAATAAAATCCCAAATGGTGAAAGGTAAACCCGATCCAATGGAACTGAGGGTAAATAGTACCGCCGCTAAGATCATTGTTTTGACCCGCCCATGGCGATCGGCGATCAGGCCCGCCCCAAAGGCCCCCAGCGCTGACCCTAGAAGAGCCAGGGACACCGATAAACCCGTTAAAAGACTGTCAGTCTGAAAATGTTTTTGTAGCGCTGCCACAGCGCCATTAATCACTGCGGTGTCAAAGCCAAACAGGAATCCCCCCAGGGCCGCCACCCCCGAAATCAGGAGGACAAACTTAACGTTAGCCGTAGATTGGGAAGGGGAAGAGGAGGGATTCATGGTTAGCAGAGATTGAAGAAGTTAGCCTATGGCAAGTCGTACTTACCCAAGGACTAAATCCTACCAAGCAAAAAACCTATGTCATGAAGTCTTAATCAAATGTTGCAAAACGGAAATTTCCATCGTGATTTGTCTAAATTTAGTTCAAAGCAATTAAATCAAACAAAAGTTAGTTAGTCGATACAATTAGAATTGGCAAACTATTTTCTTAGACACTGTAGCCCTTGCTAGTGGGCGATCGCCTTGGGATTGACCCGTGGCACGATAGAATCGAACATTGTCCCCGATCACTTCCCTTCCATGCAAAGACTGCGTTGGCTACTGCTTTTAATTGTTGTCTTGGTCATTGGGGCCAGCTTTGTGCTGGTCAAATTACCCCTGCAATTGGGTCTAGACCTACGGGGGGGCGCTCAGTTAACCATTGAAGTTCAACCCACCGAAGAAATTACCCAGATTGACAACGATAGTTTGGTGGCGGTGAAAACAGTGATCGAAAACCGGGTCAACGCCTTGGGGGTATCGGAGCCATTGGTGCAAACGGCCGGGGAAGATAAGATTGTGGTGCAACTGCCGGGGGTGACCGATCCCGGACAAGCAGAACGAATTTTGGGTGGCACTGCCCAGTTAGAATTTCAGCAACAACGGCCGGGCACCGAAGGGGAATTTCAAGCGGAATACAGCATTAAACGGCAGCTAGATGCGGAGTTGGAAAATCTGCGTCGCTCCGGCGCATCCCCGGAAAATAGCGATCGCCTGGAAGAATTGTTAAAAGCAAAGGAAGAGTCAAACAAAGCCCTATTGGCCCTATTTGAGCCCATGGGGTTAACGGGCAAAAACCTCACCGATGCCCGTCCCAGTCCTAACCAAGCAGGTAACGCCTGGGAAGTAGCCCTCCGGTTTGACGAGGAAGGGGGACAAAAATTCGCCGAATTAACCCAAGCGGTGGCCGGCACGGGTCGGAGTCTAGGAGTATTTCTGGACAATGACCTGATCAGTGCTCCGGTGGTGGGAGTGGAATTTGCCAATACAGGTATTACCGGAGGTGCGGCGGTGATTACAGGTAATTTCACCATCGACACTGCTAACGATCTGGCGGTGCAACTGCGGGGTGGTTCTTTGCCTTTCCCGGTGGAAGTGGTAGAAAACCGTACAGTGGGAGCTACCCTGGGGCAAGAAAGCATCCGACGTAGTTTAGTGGCTGGATTTGTCGGCCTATTTCTAGTACTAGTTTTCATGGCGGTTTACTACCGTTTACCGGGGGTGGTGGCGGATATATCCCTAATGATTTACGCCATTTTGACCCTAGCGGCCTTTGCCCTGGTGGGGGTGACTTTGACCTTACCTGGTATTGCCGGTTTCATTCTCAGTATCGGCATGGCGGTGGATGCCAACGTGTTAATTTTTGAGCGCACCAGGGAAGAATTGCGGGCGGGTAATACCCTCTACCGTTCGGTGGAATCGGGCTTTTTCCGGGCCTTTTCCAGTATTTTGGACAGTAACGTCACCACTCTAATTGCCTGTGCGGCCCTATTTTGGTTTGGCTCCGGCTTGGTGAAAGGTTTTGCCCTCACCCTGGCG containing:
- a CDS encoding iron uptake porin; the protein is MGFVSSLAIAGGLTATLPSYGQNVPPADPFFPVNRYQLGSNNPLKTADQITSVAELRDVQPNDWAFAALQSLVERYGCLVGYPDRTYRGDRPLGRYEFAAGLNACLNTIEQLLQENVSVAQADLDLLKKLAQDFQGELKQLGVRVDNLASRTAFLEDHQFSVTTKLYGQTIVSLDNVFGDRVGGDSNEFQAQFAYRVRFNLETSFTGKDLFRTRLQFSNFFNGVAQTGTNMTRFNYDDNSNNNVEVSHLWYRTPLTDNLTLRLGSVGVGYTDLVDTLTPPTIADDALGIPSRFGEYDPIYRRGGGGAGLNWQITPTVQFSVGYLATNPNDTDPGNGLFNGGYHTLAQLAYQNTDGGIGFTYSRSYFPAGETNLMAGTGSFLAIQPFGDAIATAGNFYTLQGYYRITPHVQIHGWGGFVDAQAQGGGLSNLSNGVGGTTLQSVSWNRSAIWYGLVGISFPDVGGEGNLPGIALGIPPTVTASNLSGAVGQTTPYHLEAFYRIQINDNISITPGFWVVLNPEANSNNATQYVGHIRTSFLF
- a CDS encoding TrkA family potassium uptake protein, which produces MYILIGGMGSMGSNLAKNLLKMGHTLATVDIDPIACQYAREKIGVMAFEGSAVNTTVLMEAGIRKAEAVIATLQDDALNLALVTLCKHYGVPQIVVRMSDGDFAEPYRLAGATHIISTTELALNRVINAIEYPQVDAMMHFEQGQIEVLKLSIPPNCTIVGRSVAAIAQDPRFPSGTLIIGYQANAHEDLKIPNGNTLLEDGSTILAVTKPELVRQLINFMGLCQS
- the secD gene encoding protein translocase subunit SecD translates to MQRLRWLLLLIVVLVIGASFVLVKLPLQLGLDLRGGAQLTIEVQPTEEITQIDNDSLVAVKTVIENRVNALGVSEPLVQTAGEDKIVVQLPGVTDPGQAERILGGTAQLEFQQQRPGTEGEFQAEYSIKRQLDAELENLRRSGASPENSDRLEELLKAKEESNKALLALFEPMGLTGKNLTDARPSPNQAGNAWEVALRFDEEGGQKFAELTQAVAGTGRSLGVFLDNDLISAPVVGVEFANTGITGGAAVITGNFTIDTANDLAVQLRGGSLPFPVEVVENRTVGATLGQESIRRSLVAGFVGLFLVLVFMAVYYRLPGVVADISLMIYAILTLAAFALVGVTLTLPGIAGFILSIGMAVDANVLIFERTREELRAGNTLYRSVESGFFRAFSSILDSNVTTLIACAALFWFGSGLVKGFALTLAIGVMVSLFTALTCSRTLLLVIVLSLPKVRQNPRLFCPNLSVPAKS
- a CDS encoding sugar porter family MFS transporter; amino-acid sequence: MNPSSSPSQSTANVKFVLLISGVAALGGFLFGFDTAVINGAVAALQKHFQTDSLLTGLSVSLALLGSALGAFGAGLIADRHGRVKTMILAAVLFTLSSIGSGLPFTIWDFIFWRVLGGIGVGAASVIAPAYIAEVSPAHLRGRLGSLQQLAIVSGIFIALLSNWFIALMAGGSAQNPWLFGAAAWRWMFWTELIPALLYGVCAFLIPESPRYLVALGQEEKAAVILHKVEGGDVAGRIEEIRQTVSLDHKPRFSDLLSRRGGLLPIVWIGMGLSALQQFVGINVIFYYSSVLWRSVGFTEEKSLLITVITGFINILTTLVAIAFVDKFGRKPLLLMGSIGMTITLGILSVVFGGATVVNGQPTLTGAAGVIALVTANLYVFSFGFSWGPIVWVLLGEIFNNKIRAAALSVAAGVQWIANFIISTTFPPLLDTVGLGPAYGLYATSAAISIFFVWFFVKETKGKTLEQM
- the bchB gene encoding ferredoxin:protochlorophyllide reductase (ATP-dependent) subunit B, translating into MKLAYWMYAGPAHIGTLRIASSFKNVHAIMHAPLGDDYFNVMRSMLEREQNFTPVTTSVVDRQVLSRGSQEKVVDNIVRKDGEEAPDLIVLTPTCTSSILQEDLANFVDRAQMDAHCDVLLADVNHYRYNELQAGDRTLKQIVEFYIKKARKHGNLATEKTAKPSVNLIGFTTLGFHNQHDCTELKRLMTDLGIEVNLVLPEKATVDQLAKIPQAWFNLCPYREIGLMTAGYLQEEFAMPYVDITPMGVVETARCIRKIQEVLNAQGAEVNYENFIQQQTRYVSQAAWFSRSIDCQNLTGKKAVVFGDNTHAAAMTKILAREMGIHVVLAGTYCKYDADWFRAEVAEYCDEVLISEDNGAIADAIARIEPAAIFGTQMERHVGKRLDIPCGVIAAPIHIQNFPLGYKPFFGYEGTNQIADLVYNSFTLGMEDHLLEIFGGHDTKEVITKGISSDSDLGWHSTAQAELNKVPGFVRGKVKRNTEKFARERGLSEITLEVMYAAKEAVGA